Proteins found in one Xenopus laevis strain J_2021 chromosome 1L, Xenopus_laevis_v10.1, whole genome shotgun sequence genomic segment:
- the pigy.L gene encoding phosphatidylinositol N-acetylglucosaminyltransferase subunit Y, with amino-acid sequence MFLSLPVLTVLIPLVSLTGLLYSASVDEDFPKGCTSTASLCFYSLLLPITLPVYVFFHLWTWMGIKLFRHN; translated from the coding sequence ATGTTTCTCTCCCTCCCTGTGCTGACTGTGCTCATTCCTCTGGTGTCTTTGACAGGGTTATTATACTCTGCCTCAGTGGATGAGGATTTCCCTAAAGGTTGCACCAGTACAGCCAGCTTGTGTTTTTACAGCCTGCTGCTCCCCATCACTTTGCCCGTTTAtgtgttttttcatttgtggACCTGGATGGGAATCAAGCTCTTTAGGCACAATTAA